The Panthera tigris isolate Pti1 chromosome F3, P.tigris_Pti1_mat1.1, whole genome shotgun sequence genome includes a window with the following:
- the DENND4B gene encoding DENN domain-containing protein 4B isoform X2, whose amino-acid sequence MAEERPPRLVDYFVIAGLSGSGAPIPEEPWVPEPSGPLRPPRPADPITDVAVIARALGEEVPQGYTCIQTSAGGHPLELSAGLLGGTQPVICYRRGRDKPPLVELGVLYEGKERPKPGFQVLDTTPYSHSANLAPPGPGHPRTYLTYRRAAEGAGLHALGITDLCLVLPSKGEGTPHTYCRLPRNLNPGMWGPAVHLCYKVGLAKANTLVYEAELLGRYPEEDNEAFPLPESVPVFCLPMGATVECWPAQTKYPVPVFSTFVLTGAAGDKVYGAALQFYEAFPRARLSERQARALGLLSAVERGRALGGRAVRSRRAIAVLSRWPAFPAFRAFLTFLYRYSVSGPHRLPLEAHISHFIHNVPFPSPQRPRILVQMSPYDNLLLCQPVSSPLPLSGASFLQLLQSLGPELAVTLLLAVLTEHKLLVHSLRPDLLTSVCEALVSMIFPLHWQCPYIPLCPLALADVLNAPVPFIVGIHSSYFDLHDPPADVICVDLDTNTLFQTEEKKPLSPRTLPRRPYKVLLATLTHLYQQLDQTYTGPEEEASLEFLLTDYEAVCGRRARLEREVQGAFLRFMACLLKGYRDFLRPLTQAPSEGARDVDNLFFLQGFLKSRERSSHKLYCQLLRTQMFSQFIEECSFGSARHAALEFFDSCVDKVHPEQDKPEPTPLVELEELSGSELTVFITPPEEPPAPEGSESAPQYCYDGFPELRAELFESPQEQPGALPVPGPTRSAPNSPAPRRTKQETKVAQRMAQKSAAVPELWARCLLGHCYGLWFLCLPAYVRSAPSRVQALHTAYHVLRQMESRKVVLPDEVCYRVLMQLCSHYGQPVLSVRVMLEMRRAGVVPNTITYGYYNKAVLESKWLSGTPGGRLRWAKLRNVVLGAAQFRQPLRERRRRQQQQQAAAPEAGGAQTEPRLERHSPTRPLQRQTTWAGRSFRDPASPTGRLVKSGSLGSARGAQPTLEAGVAHMIEALGVLEPRGSPVPWRDGSLSDLSLTGEEPASGGSPEDSGSALSTQSTEAPEGLSGRTPKAGGRQDEARTPRRGLGTRLQQLLTPSRRPPASRGPPPELPPDPPPPARRSPMDSLLRPRERPGSTASESSASLGSEWDLSESSLSSLSLRRSSERLSDTPGSSQPPSLEILLSSCSLCRACDSLVYDEEIMAGWAPDDSNLNTVCPFCACPFVPLLSVQTLDSRPRAPSPKPAPASGSRDAPVPGGPGPVLSDRRLCLALDEPQLCNGHTGGTSRRVEAGAWAYLSPLVLRKELESLVENEGSEVLALPELPAAHPIIFWNLLWYFQRLRLPSILPCLVLASCDGPPPPQAPSPWLTPDPASVQVRLLWDVLTPDPSSCPPLYVLWRVHSQIPQRVVWPGPVPAPLSMDLLESVLRYVGLSEVHKAVGLLLETLGPPPTGLHLQRGIYREILFLTMAALGKDHMDIVTFDKRYKSAFNKLASSMGKEELRQRRAQMPTAKAIDCRKCFGALLEC is encoded by the exons ATGGCGGAGGAGCGGCCCCCCCGGCTGGTGGATTACTTCGTGATAGCCGGGCTTTCCGGGAGCGGAGCACCCATCCCCGAGGAGCCGTGGGTTCCCGAGCCCAGCGGGCCCCTGCGCCCTCCGCGGCCGGCTGATCCCATCACGGATGTGGCGGTCATTGCCAGGGCCCTGGGCGAGGAGGTGCCCCAGGGTTACACCTGCATCCAGACCTCTGCTGGGGGCCACCCCTTGGAACTCAGcgctgggctcctgggtggaacTCAGCCCGTCATCTGTTACCGCAGGGGCCGTGACAAGCCCCCTCTGGTGGAGCTGGG GGTGCTGTACGAGGGGAAGGAGCGACCCAAGCCCGGCTTCCAAGTGCTAGACACGACGCCCTACAGCCACTCGGCCAATCTAGCCCCTCCCGGCCCAGGGCACCCCCGCACCTACCTCACTTACCGGCGGGCagcagagggggcagggctgCACGCCCTGGGCATCACTGACCTCTGCCTGGTGCTGCCCAGCAAGGGCGAGGGCACCCCTCACACCTACTGCCGACTGCCCCGCAACCTCAACCCTGGCATG TGGGGTCCAGCGGTGCACCTGTGCTACAAGGTGGGCCTGGCCAAGGCCAACACGCTGGTGTACGAGGCAG AGCTGCTGGGCCGCTACCCGGAGGAGGACAACGAGGCCTTCCCGCTGCCCGAGTCGGTGCCCGTCTTCTGCCTGCCCATGGGGGCCACTGTCGAGTGCTGGCCTGCCCAGACCAAGTACCCCGTGCCCGTCTTTTCCACCTTCGTGCTCACGGGTGCAGCTGGAGACAAG GTGTACGGGGCTGCCCTGCAGTTCTACGAGGCGTTCCCGAGGGCCAGGCTGTCGGAGCGGCAAGCACGGGCCCTGGGCCTCTTGAGTGCGGTGGAGCGTGGCCGGGCGCTGGGGGGCCGGGCCGTGCGCAGCCGCCGCGCCATTGCTGTGCTGTCCCGCTGGCCTGCCTTCCCGGCCTTCCGAGCCTTCCTCACCTTCCTCTACCGCTACTCCGTCTCGGGCCCCCACCGCCTGCCCTTGGAAGC GCACATCTCTCACTTCATTCACAacgtccccttcccctccccacagaGGCCTCGCATCCTGGTACAG ATGTCTCCCTATGACAACCTGCTTCTCTGCCAGCCTGtgtcctcacccctgcccctcag TGGTGCCAGCTTCTTGCAGCTGCTGCAGAGCCTAGGCCCGGAGCTGGCCGTCACCCTGCTGCTGGCCGTGCTCACGGAGCACAAGCTGCTGGTGCACTCGCTGCGGCCGGACCTGCTCACCAGCGTCTGCGAGGCCCTGGTGTCG ATGATCTTCCCGCTACACTGGCAGTGCCCCTACATTCCGCTGTGCCCGCTGGCGCTGGCGGACGTGCTGAACGCCCCCGTGCCCTTCATCGTGGGCATCCACTCCAGCTACTTCGATCTACACGACCCACCTGCCGACGTCATCTGTGTGGATCTCGACACCAACACGCTGTTCCA GACTGAGGAGAAGAAGCCCCTCTCCCCTCGGACCCTGCCCCGCAGACCCTACAAGGTTCTGCTGGCTACGCTGACACACCTCTACCAGCAGCTGGACCAGA CGTACACTGGCCCCGAGGAAGAGGCGTCCTTGGAGTTCCTGCTGACGGACTACGAGGCCGTGTGCGGCCGCCGGGCCCGGCTGGAGCGCGAAGTCCAGGGGGCCTTTCTCCGCTTCATGGCGTGTCTGCTCAAGGGCTACCGGGACTTCCTGCGCCCCCTCACCCAGGCCCCCTCCGAGGGCGCTCGAGATGTCGACAACCTCTTCTTTTTGCAGG gcttccTCAAGTCCCGGGAGCGCTCCAGCCACAAGCTGTACTGCCAGCTGCTGCGCACACAGATGTTCTCGCAGTTCATCGAGGAGTGCTCCTTCGGCTCCGCCCGGCACGCCGCCCTGGAGTTCTTTGACTCGTGCGTGGACAAG GTGCACCCAGAGCAGGACAAGCCTGAGCCGACGCCCTTGGTGGAGCTGGAGGAGCTGTCGGGGAGCGAGCTCACCGTCTTTATCACCCCTCCCGAGGAGCCCCCAGCACCAGAGGGCAGTGAATCCGCCCCCCAGTACTG ctaCGACGGCTTCCCAGAGCTACGGGCCGAGCTGTTTGAGTCCCCTCAGGAGCAGCCCGGGGCTCTGCCCGTGCCGGGCCCGACCCGCAGTGCCCCCAACAGCCCTGCCCCCCGCCGTACCAAACAG GAGACGAAGGTGGCCCAGCGGATGGCACAGAAGTCGGCGGCCGTGCCCGAGCTGTGGGCCCGGTGTCTGCTGGGGCACTGCTACGGGCTGTGGTTCCTGTGTCTGCCCGCCTACGTGCGGTCGGCGCCCTCCCGCGTGCAGGCTCTGCACACGGCCTACCACGTGCTGCGCCAGATGGAGAGCCGCAAGGTGGTGCTGCCGGACGAG GTGTGTTACAGGGTGCTGATGCAGCTGTGCTCCCACTACGGGCAGCCCGTGCTGTCGGTGCGAGTCATGCTGGAGATGCGGAGGGCCGGCGTCGTGCCCAACACCATCACCTACGGCTACTACAACAAG GCTGTGCTGGAAAGCAAGTGGCTGTCTGGTACGCCGGGCGGACGCCTGCGCTGGGCCAAGCTCCGGAACGTTGTCCTGGGGGCCGCTCAGTTCCGCCAGCCCCTGAGGGaacggcggcggcggcagcagcagcagcaggcggCAGCGCCAGAGGCAGGCGGTGCCCAGACAG AGCCTCGTCTGGAGCGTCACTCCCCTACCCGCCCGCTTCAGCGCCAGACCACTTGGGCTGGTCGAAGCTTTCGGGACCCAGCTTCACCCACAGGGCGCCTGGTGAAAAGCGGCAGCCTGGGCAGTGCCCGCGGGGCCCAGCCCACCCTGGAGGCCGGCGTGGCCCACA TGATCGAGGCCTTGGGAGTCCTGGAGCCCCGGGGGTCCCCTGTGCCCTGGCGAGACGGAAGCCTCTCCGACCTGAGCTTGACCGGGGAGGAGCCGGCGTCTGGGGGCAGCCCGGAGgactcaggctctgccctgagcaccCAGTCCACTGAGGCCCCGGAAGGGCTGAGTGGGCGGACGCCCAAGGCTGGTGGGCGTCAGGACGAGGCCCGCACCCCCAGACGAGGGCTGGGCACCCGCCTGCAACAGCTGCTCACCCCTTCCCGCCGCCCCCCTGCCTCGCGCGGCCCCCCGCCCGAGCTGCCCCCTgacccacctcccccagcccgcCGCAGCCCCATGGACAGCCTCCTGCGCCCCCGCGAGCGCCCTGGATCCACCGCCTCTGAG AGCTCAGCCTCTCTGGGCAGCGAGTGGGACCTCTCCGAGTCTTCTCTCAGTAGCCTGAGCCTTCGCCGGTCCTCAGAGCGCCTCAGTGACACCCCCGGGTCCTCGCAGCCGCCCTCCCTGGAA ATCCTGCTGTCCAGCTGCTCCCTGTGCCGGGCCTGTGACTCGCTGGTGTACGACGAGGAGATCATGGCTGGCTGGGCACCTGATGACTCCAACCTCAACACCGTCTGCCCTTTCTGCGCCTGCCCCTTCGTGCCCCTGCTCAGCGTCCAGACCCTGGATTCCAGACCCAG GGCCCCCAGCCCCAAGCCTGCCCCTGCCAGTGGCAGCAGAGACGCTCCTGTCCCCGGGggcccaggccctgtgctcagtGACCGCAGGCTGTGCCTCGCCCTGGATGAGCCCCAGCTCTGCAATGGGCACACGGGG GGCACCTCCCGGCGGGTGGAGGCTGGGGCCTGGGCGTATCTGAGCCCTCTGGTGCTGCGGAAGGAGCTGGAGTCGCTGGTGGAGAACGAGGGCAGTGAGGTGCTGGCATTGCCTGAGCTGCCGGCTGCCCACCCCATCATCTTCTGGAACCTTCTGTGGTATTTCCAGCGGCTGCGGCTGCCCAGTATTCTGCCCTGCCTGGTGCTGGCCTCCTGTGatgggcccccacccccccag GCCCCGTCTCCCTGGCTGACACCTGACCCGGCGTCTGTGCAGGTGCGGCTGCTGTGGGATGTCCTGACCCCTGACCCCAGTAGCTGCCCACCTCTCTATGTGCTCTGGAGGGTCCACA GCCAGATCCCGCAGCGGGTGGTATGGCCAGGCCCCGTGCCCGCACCCCTTAGCATGGACCTTCTAGAGTCGGTGTTGCGCTATGTTGGCCTCAGCGAAGTACACAAAGCCGTGGGGCTCCTGCTGGAAACTCTGGGGCCGCCTCCCACAGGCCTGCATCTGCAGAG GGGCATCTACCGTGAGATCTTATTCCTGACAATGGCCGCTCTGGGCAAGGACCACATGGACATAG TGACCTTCGACAAGAGGTACAAGTCTGCCTTTAACAAGTTGGCCAGCAGCATGGGCAAGGAGGAGCTGAGGCAGCGGCGGGCACAGATGCCCACTGCGAAGGCCATCGATTGCCGGAAATGTTTCGGAGCACTTCTGGAATGCTAG